AAAGACCAGGCAGCCAAGGAGAGCGATGCCGATATAAAGGTACAGCCCCGGCTTCTGCGACTCCCGGCACGGATTATTGGTATACTCATCATCCGCATCGTCCGGGATGTCAGGGTCGTACTCGCCGGTCATGTCCAGTATTTGGCTGCAAGCCGCATTAACTGTTTTTGCGAGGGCCTGCCGGTCATCCGCAAAAACCCGGGCGGTTGAGCTATCGTTTCAGATAACGGGGAGAGTTACGCCGGGCATCTCCCCTGCAGGCCGGGGAGAGTGTGTTCATCGGGGCTGCGGCCCGGTTCCAGCCGCTCTTTGTTTTCCTGCCGAAGCTGATTCAACGCGGGCTGCATGCTGACGTGGATCTTGTGATTGATGCGTTCGGGAAAAATGAGCATGTCAAGAAAGTGTTCTGGACCTTGTTCGTCGCGATGGCCGGGCTGGTGCTGACCCGGGTTGTGGACCCGGTAACGGCGCAGCAGGTAGTGGGGGTGATGACAGGGATGGGAGGATGAGCAGACTTGGAGGTTGGCAACCGGTATTTTTTAATATTTTTCTGGTGCGGAATTACTGTATCCTGAAGCCAGTTCTTATGCCGCTTTCTCTCTTAATGCGTCATTCAAGCATCCTATTAAAACAATAGAGCCTAATTCTTGATAATATTTAAGAAGAATTTACCATTTAACAAGAGTCATAAGCCAATCTTGTTAATCGATTTTTAAAATTATTTTCATCATTACAAAATTTTTGAAATTCTTTTGTTTCTTCTGGAGATAACGAATAACGAGGATTTAAAAAAAATCTGCTTTGATCGGTCGAAAAAAGAATCAGTCCATACACATATTTTGGAAAATTTGTAGAAAAGAGGTATTCAAATATTTTTTCAGGGGCACACAAAATTCCGAAAGGAGTCATTAAATTTTCAACATTAATTACCAAAACTATACAATTTTCATCAGATCCAATATTCTTAAACTGTTTTCTGATTTTATCACAAATTGTATCTCGGATAATTGCCATCACATTAAAAAAACCAAATTCATTTCCGAATCTTGTACAATTTTCTGGATTTTCAGTTATTTGTTCTTCATATTTGCGAGAAAGGAGTGGTGTTGTTACTTCGATAAAGATTTCACTGGATGAAAAATTGATTTTAAAATCCAGATTTGTTGCTCCTGCTCCAACGGGAATGTTGATGAATGGAGACCAGCCGAACCGAATAAGTTCGTTATAAAATTGGATTTCCGTATAATAATTAATGAAATCAAGATTGATTTTTTTACCAAAACCTTCAGTTCGGTATTCTTCATAGCATGATAACCATTTTTCAAGATTTTCCAGTTTCCTGGTAAATTGTCTTTGTGGAGGAATTCCGTAAATAATAAATCCCGAATTGTCGGGGTTATTCTGTTCTTTAAATGAACCAAAAAGGACTCCTGCCAAAGTGATTTCAGAAAGGTGTTCTCTCAAATCATCTAGATTAGGCAATTGATATACACATCGAGGATGAGCCTGTATGAGAGTAGATAACGACAATATAAAATCATGATCAAAACTTTGTAATTGATATCTACACCGAGTCAACGATTCAAATAATCGAAGATTTCCTTCGATGATGAATTTAATATTGGGATATTTTTCAAGTTCCCCCTTAATTTTTTTCTGTATATCAGAGGGTATTGTCATTTTTCTGATCTTCCTATCTCAATGGTAAGTTTGTCACAATAAGTAAGAATCTATCGGATATTGCGATCGATGCATTCGGGAAGAACGAGCAGGTGAAGAAAGTGTTCTGGACCCTGTTCGTCGCGATGGCCGGGCTGGTACTGGCCCGGGTCGTGGACCCGGTGACTACGCAGCAGGTTGTGGGGGTGATGATGGGGATGGGGGTACCTTAAATTTTGGAATAATTTTCTCTATAAATTCTTGATAAGTGTGAAAAAAATGGTATTGAATTTCTTTTTTCTCAAATCCAAAAGCAGCGTTTACTTTGTCGATTATCGGATTAAGACATAGGACAATATTTGGGGTCCGACCTTCACCGCACATTATCAAATCATCGGCAAAATCCCCAACACTCCAAATTGCATTTCGACCATTAAGATTGGTCATAAGGTATACCTCAAAACCGCACGCGGCTACTTCGAATCCATAAGGAATTGCTTTTTCAAGCCATGCATATAGGAATCGAAGCCTTTCAGAAGGAATTCCCATTTTCTGTAATTCCTGTATTACAAGTAGAGATGCAATTCGGTATCCAGTAAGATTCTCATTTTTTAATTTTGGAGGTGTTTCTGGACCAATTTTTTCCTTTATCATCTTGATCTGTTTTTTGAAAAGTTTCTCTATTGATTCACCTGCTGGACCCGCAAGGAGAGGACGTAATTGAACAATAACTGAATTCTCATCAATTAATTCTCGTAATCTCTGAAGACAAAGCATTTCATCATCTTCACACATCACCCATTTCAGCCATAAATACGGAAATGCTTCAGGTTTTTTCCTGAAATACTCTGTAGATAGTTTAGGATTAACTCTGTCATCGAGTAAAATTGCGATTTTTACTTCAGCGCTTGACAGTTCCAGCAAACGAAGGTCTTGGGATACCTGGGATGGTGAAAAAAACAATTCAAAGACTACCCGACGTCCGGTAAATGAAAATAGAATAAGATCATTTCGTCCACCTAGAACACCAGATACTTCTGAAACAGGATAACTTTCAGGATAAATTTTTGATAATAATTCCTTCAATCGAGTTTCAACAAGGGCGTGTAATTCCTTTTTCCTTTTTATTTTTTGAATGGATGTGATGTACTTGCCAATATCTTTACAATCCAAATTTTCACCCCCAGGATTACTATGTTCATTTTATTGATTATTGAGATTAAAAAAAGGGTGGTCGGGTAAGTGAAGAACCAATGAGAAAATAAGCCCTATACGGGCTCCTTTTCCCATTTCCTTTCCGGGACCTCTACCGGAAAACCCCGATAATCCGCCATTTTCAGTTCCTGTGGAGAATACGCCCAATTCTTGCCCCGTTTGCCAAAATGAGACTGAAATGCACCTCGTAGAAGGGCCAATAATGGGCTTTCAAGCGACTCCAGTTTTGAGACATATTTTACCCAATCCGGAGCCGGAAAGGCCGCTGGAACGCGAATATGAAGGTTGTTTTTCTTGGAGAGGTTCGAAAAAAACCGGTCATTTTCAGACGAGCGGCCCCTGTCACTTCCCGACAGGCACCGGTTGCATCGCGGTTCCGGAAAAATGAATGCTCTGCCTGAATAACTCATCCGGGCTGCATCAGGAACGGAATTCCGGCCCCGGGGGGTCCTGCCTTTTTCCTGATAGTATCATCAGAATATGTCCCCCATTGACTCCCGATCGTCACTCTTGATGGAGGATACTTCGTGCGCTTATATCAAAGTATGGGGAGATATTCACCGGGCTGGATGAAAACCCCTGCCGGAAAACAGAATTTACCGGAAATCGCGTTATTATCCCGGCGCTATTGAGCAGCACTTCCAGCAGGTAGAGGTTCTGACTATTGTCGTCCGTGATCAGGATCTTCATGCCCGTTCCCTCCTTTGAACGTTTCCCATCCTGTACCATACTGCGTCTCCCTTTCCCGGATTTATGGTGATAATCCCGGGGCATCGACAAGAGGGTAACGAGATCGGTCTCTTTTTATCCGGATGCAGGTGCCTGTTCGCGGTTTTGTCCCAAGGGAACTGCCGGGGGCACGGAATCCTGATATAGCCTGATAATTTCTCTGGCAGAATCACGGCACCGGACCCGGCTCAGCCGTACATAACCTTCCTCCGTAATCGTATAAAGTTTCCTGAATTTTAAGATAGGTTTAATTACTATAATCCTTAAAAACCGTGATGTGGAACCCGTTCACGAACGGAAGTCACTATCTCCACCGAACGAATGCAGACACGCCCATGACACATCCGCTACGAATCCTGATAGCTGACGATCTTGCCACGAACCTCTACCTCCTGGAGTCCCTCCTGAAAGGAAACGGTTTTGAAGTGACTGCTGTAAAGAACGGTGCGGAAGCTCTTGCTGCTGCAAAGAAATTACCGCCGGATCTTATCATCACCGATATCCTGATGCCGGTGATGGACGGGTTTGAGCTCTGCCGGCAGTGGAGGAAAGATGATCTGTTGAAGCAGATCCCGTTTATATTTTATACTGCTACCTATACTGATCCCAAGGACGAGCAGCTTGCCATGACCCTTGGGGCAGACCGGTTTGTCACCAAACCCCAAAAGCCTGATATCCTCGTTCAGATCGCCCGCGAAGTTCTCGAAGAATCGAACCGGAAAGCAACATTATCGCCGCCACATCCTCCGGGTGATGAGACAGAAGAACTCCGGCAGTATAGCGAAGTGCTCTTCCGCAAACTGGAAAGGAAAGTAATGCAGCTCGAGACTGAAATTACCGAGCGCAGGCAGGCCGAAATGGAACTGCGCCAGTCCGAGACCCGGTACCGGAAACTGTACGAGAGCATGATGGATGCATTCATACGGGTCAACATGATGGGGCAGATTCAGGAGTACAACCATTCGTTCAGGGAGATGCTTGGATATTCCGAAGGGGAACTGGCCCGGCTGACCTACCAGGATCTGACACCGGAAAAATGGCATGCTTTTGACCGTGTCATCATTGAAACGCAGATCCTGCCACGCGGGTATTCTTCAGTGTACGAGAAAGAGTACCGGAAAAAAGACGGGACAGTCTTTTCGGTAGAGTTACGGGTGTCACTTATCCGTGACGATGCCGGACAACCATCAGGAATGCTGGCGATCGTCCGGGACATTACGGAGCGGAAACGGGCCGAGGAGAAAAACCAGCTCACGAACCGCAAACTCGCCCTCATGAACGATGTGACCTACCAGGATATCCAGAATAAAGTGACCGGACTCCGGGGATACGTCGAGCTCAGCAGAGAACAGGTACAGGAACCGGAACAGATACAGATTATTGAAAAAGAAAGTACTATCCTGAAATCGATCCACGACCTGATAAGTAATACCAAGGAATACCAGCAGATGGGAGTGGACCAGTCCCGCTGGATTCCCCTGGAACGTGCAACCCGGATCCAGTTGTCCCGCATAAGCCAGAAGCATGATGGCATAGCTCTGGTAAATGATTTGCACGGACTGGAGATCTATTCCGATCCTCTGATCGACCGGGTTTTTTACAACCTCATCCATAATGCCATAAAACATGGCAGGAAACTTTCCCGCATCTCCTTTTACTGCCGGGAAACACCGGATGGAATAGTGTTGATCTGCGAGGATGACGGAACCGGCATCCCTTATGACCGGAAATCCTGCATTTTTGACCGTGTCGTCGGGGGAGAGGGAAAATTCGGGCTGTTCTTTGTCCGGGAATTTCTCACATTGTCCGGTATGACCATTCAGGAGACGGGAACACCCGGCAAAGGTGCCCGGTTCGAGATCACGATACCTTCTGCAATGTACCGTTTCCCGGAAAACGCGAGCGATGTTTCAGGATAATACCCCCCATGAGGGCAGATAATCTTATATCGGTTTAAAAGAATTCACCCATACCTATGAAACTCCAGTCGCGGGTTCTGGTTCTCTACCTCTGCATTGCAGTGCTTGTTCTGGTGCTTATTGGCGGAGTTCTTCCTGCGTCGCTGCAAAAACAGAACCTGGAATCCATTACCGGAGATTCCATCAGCCAGCTCAGGCATATCGATTTTGCCCTCTCCAACTTCATCGGGGAAGCGAAATACGATGTCCTTGAACTGTCGCTGAATGATAATGTCCAGGTACGGGACGATTCGCATTTCACCAGTTTCCTGAATGCGTCTGAGGAAACATTCCGGTATTCCTACACTCCCGAGGAACGGGAGATCATCGATATCTTCAAAGATTACCAGACAACCCACCCGTATGTCAGTTCGGTATACATGGGACGGGAGAACGGGGCTTTTGTCAGGTCGTACCCCCGGAGACCCACGAAGTATGACCCCCGTGATCGACCGTGGTATATCCTGGCAAAGGATCACCCGGGCACCGTCTCCGTAACCGATCCCTACAAAGCAGTTACAACTGACGACGTGAACATAGGGATCGGGACCCCGCTTCTTGACCGGAACGGAACGATGATCGGGGTTGTCGGTGCTGATATCACGCTTGTCAACCTGACAAGTTATATCACCACGGTTGGCAGCGTGGATGGCGGGGAGATGATCCTCGTGGACCCGAATGGAACGATTCTTGCAAGCCGCGATTCTTCCCTTCTCTATAGCAATATCAGCCAGATACTCGGGGACCAGACCCCGGTCTTTCTCACCACGAAGGAAGGCGTGCTGGTCCTCAACGGGACGTACCTGATGTATTATACATCCCCGGAACTGGGGTGGAAGATCGGAACCTTTGTCCCGTTCAGTACCATTGATCAGAAGATCAACGATTCCATTCAGCGGATCCTCCTCTTTGTTCTCGTGGCCCTCGTGCTACTCAGTGCCATTACCATCATCGCCCTCAACTACACGGTGATCCGGCCGCTGACAAACCTGACCGAAGTGAGCCGGAAGATCACCGAGACCGGGGACCTTGACCAGAACATCGAAACCGGGGGTGCCGGGGAGATCGGGAGTCTTGCCCGCTCGTTCAAGGCGATGGTCGGGAAGATCCATACCGAAGAGCAGGGGCGGATACAGGCCCTTGCCGAGCTTGAGGCGTACCGCGATCACCTGGAGGAGATTGTTGCCGAACGCACCCGTGAACTCGCCAGCGCAAAAGAGGCAGCCGAATCTGCTGACCGGCTTAAGTCCGCGTTCCTGGCAACCATGTCGCATGAGCTCCGTACGCCGCTCAACTCCATCATCGGGTTCTCGGGCATTCTCCTCCAGGAACTGGCCGGGCCCCTGAACGATGAACAGAAAAAACAGCTCGGCATGGTCTCTGACAGTTCCGAGCACCTGCTGGCCCTGATCAACGATGTTCTGGACCTCTCGAAGATAGAGGCCGGGCAGCTTCGGATTGCACACGATCCATCCGATATACGGCCGGTACTCGACAAAGTCGCCCGCACGGTACGGCCACTGGCCGAAGCCAGGGGTCTTGCTCTCGAACTGGAGGTTGCCCCCGACGTCGGGATTGTCAGGGCCGACAGCCGGAGGGTCGAGCAGGTTCTTCTCAACCTCCTCTCCAATGCCATCAAGTTCACCGAAAAGGGGCATATCAGGATCGCCTGTTCTCTCCAGGGGAATGCAGTCCTCGTCAGCGTCACGGATACCGGTATCGGGATAAAACCCGGGGATCTGGACAAGCTGTTCCGGCCGTTCACGCAGATCGAGACCGGCCTGGCCCGGCAGTACGAAGGTACCGGGCTCGGGCTCTCGATCTCGAAGCGACTCGTGACCCTTATGGGGGGTACCATCCGGGTGGAGAGCGAACCGGGAAAAGGCAGCACGTTCAGTTTCACCGTGCCGGTAGTGTACGAGGAGCAGGGGAATCCATGATACATACCCGGGTGATCTGAATGCGATATATCCGGCAGTTCGCTGTTTTCCTGGTACTGTTGGTAATGTGCGGATTCCTGGTGTATTCCGTCTATACCGACATCGAGTCAAAAACCATCGCACAGGTGAACAACGAACAGGTAGTTCATGCCGGCCAGGCTGCGGCAGGATTTGAAAGTTTTTTCACCGCGTATAATAATTCCCTCACGTTTCTTGCAGGAAATGATCATATCGTAACCCTGGATCCCGATGGCAGGGAACTGATGCGGGATTTTTTTGTCAGCCACAATGGCGAGATATCGTCCATAACAAGGGTGGACGAGAACGGAATCATTACCTATACGTATCCCGTTGAAACCTCCACTGGCGCAAATATATCCACCCAGTCCCATGTCCGCCAGCTGATGAGCACCCATGCGGTGGTGATCAGCGACGTCTTCACCTCGGTCCAGGGATTCAGGACGATAGCTTTTCATATGCCGGTCTTTGACGAAGGCCGGTTCAAAGGCAGTATTGCAATACTGATCCCGTTTGACACCCTTGCAAAAGAGAACCTGGGCAACATCAGGATTCTGGATTCCGGATATGCCTGGACGATCAGCCGTGAGGGAGTCGTCCTCTATTCCCCCTATCCCCAACTGATCGGCAAATCCGTCTTTGAAGTCTTCAATAATTCCCCTTCAGTCACTGCGATGGCACAGGAGGCGATGAAGGGATCAAGTGGAGTCACGGCCATTACCGTCAACACGGATCCTGCCCGGAATATCTCCGGTCAGAAATTCCAGGCAATCTACCTGCCGGTAAACCTTGGTACCACATCCTGGTCCATCATTGTCTCCACGCCGGAAAATGAAATTCTGGGCACGATACAGGGATTCCGGAACAATCTCCTCATCGTCTCTGCACTCCTGATCATCTCACTCCTGTTCTTCACGTATTACCTGGCCCGGGCCCGGGGGATCGTAAAGGAAGAAGAGATCCGCAGGAAGGCGGAAGATGAACTGCGGGAAAGCGAGG
Above is a window of uncultured Methanoregula sp. DNA encoding:
- a CDS encoding PAS domain S-box protein; this translates as MWNPFTNGSHYLHRTNADTPMTHPLRILIADDLATNLYLLESLLKGNGFEVTAVKNGAEALAAAKKLPPDLIITDILMPVMDGFELCRQWRKDDLLKQIPFIFYTATYTDPKDEQLAMTLGADRFVTKPQKPDILVQIAREVLEESNRKATLSPPHPPGDETEELRQYSEVLFRKLERKVMQLETEITERRQAEMELRQSETRYRKLYESMMDAFIRVNMMGQIQEYNHSFREMLGYSEGELARLTYQDLTPEKWHAFDRVIIETQILPRGYSSVYEKEYRKKDGTVFSVELRVSLIRDDAGQPSGMLAIVRDITERKRAEEKNQLTNRKLALMNDVTYQDIQNKVTGLRGYVELSREQVQEPEQIQIIEKESTILKSIHDLISNTKEYQQMGVDQSRWIPLERATRIQLSRISQKHDGIALVNDLHGLEIYSDPLIDRVFYNLIHNAIKHGRKLSRISFYCRETPDGIVLICEDDGTGIPYDRKSCIFDRVVGGEGKFGLFFVREFLTLSGMTIQETGTPGKGARFEITIPSAMYRFPENASDVSG
- a CDS encoding ATP-binding protein encodes the protein MKLQSRVLVLYLCIAVLVLVLIGGVLPASLQKQNLESITGDSISQLRHIDFALSNFIGEAKYDVLELSLNDNVQVRDDSHFTSFLNASEETFRYSYTPEEREIIDIFKDYQTTHPYVSSVYMGRENGAFVRSYPRRPTKYDPRDRPWYILAKDHPGTVSVTDPYKAVTTDDVNIGIGTPLLDRNGTMIGVVGADITLVNLTSYITTVGSVDGGEMILVDPNGTILASRDSSLLYSNISQILGDQTPVFLTTKEGVLVLNGTYLMYYTSPELGWKIGTFVPFSTIDQKINDSIQRILLFVLVALVLLSAITIIALNYTVIRPLTNLTEVSRKITETGDLDQNIETGGAGEIGSLARSFKAMVGKIHTEEQGRIQALAELEAYRDHLEEIVAERTRELASAKEAAESADRLKSAFLATMSHELRTPLNSIIGFSGILLQELAGPLNDEQKKQLGMVSDSSEHLLALINDVLDLSKIEAGQLRIAHDPSDIRPVLDKVARTVRPLAEARGLALELEVAPDVGIVRADSRRVEQVLLNLLSNAIKFTEKGHIRIACSLQGNAVLVSVTDTGIGIKPGDLDKLFRPFTQIETGLARQYEGTGLGLSISKRLVTLMGGTIRVESEPGKGSTFSFTVPVVYEEQGNP